Proteins encoded together in one Miscanthus floridulus cultivar M001 chromosome 16, ASM1932011v1, whole genome shotgun sequence window:
- the LOC136511209 gene encoding PKS-NRPS hybrid synthetase cheA-like, producing MDEQGHDNELGQNNDGAAIPTSDEVPGEMVISYDKNNPSMDLGTVYPTMEEFKLAVRQFAINKKFDLGTEKSCKTRFRAFCKSGDEDCRCPWRINGTKHKGQSTVEVTVLVDNHTCVSSMRQITTTPNLKWVASKAVSILRDDPNIGAKELQKKLQTDHKCQIAYDTIWRGKERALDEVYDKWEESFELLFRWKADVMMRCPRSVVEIEVLQVDGQVYFHYFFCALKPCIDGFLEGCRPHLSIDATTLNGRWNGHLVAAIAVDGHNWMYPLAHGFIASETTDNWTWFMEQLKKAICDPSLLAVFSDICKGLENAVKNVFPNAEQRECFYHLIKKF from the exons ATGGATGAACAGGGGCATGATAATGAGCTTGGGCAAAATAATGATGGTGCTGCCATTCCTACTAGTGATGAGGTACCCGGTGAGATGGTCATTTCATATGATAAGAACAACCCATCAATGGATTTAGGAACAGTGTACCCAACAATGGAGGAGTTCAAGTTGGCAGTGCGGCAATTTGCCATCAATAAGAAGTTTGATTTAGGAACAGAGAAGTCATGTAAGACGAGATTTAGGGCTTTTTGCAAGTCCGGTGATGAAGATTGCCGTTGCCCTTGGAGGATAAATGGCACCAAACATAAAGGCCAAAGCACTGTGGAG GTAACCGTCTTAGTCGATAACCATACATGTGTGTCTAGCATGAGGCAGATAACTACAACTCCAAATCTGAAGTGGGTAGCTAGCAAGGCTGTGAGTATCCTTAGAGATGATCCAAATATTGGTGCTAAGGAATTGCAAAAGAAGTTGCAGACAGATCACAAGTGTCAAATTGCATATGACACTATATGGCGGGGTAAAGAAAGAGCTCTTGATGAGGTTTATGACAAATGGGAAGAGAGTTTTGAGCTCTTGTTTAGGTGGAAGGCCGATGTAATGATGCGGTGCCCCAGGAGTGTCGTTGAGATTGAGGTACTTCAGGTGGAtggtcaagtatattttcactattTTTTCTGTGCTCTTAAACCATGCATTGATGGTTTCTTGGAAGGTTGTAGGCCTCATTTGAGCATAGATGCTACAACACTTAATGGAAGGTGGAATGGTCACTTGGTGGCAGCTATAGCAGTTGATGGTCACAATTGGATGTATCCACTCGCTCATGGCTTCATAGCTTCAGAAACAACAGACAACTGGACTTGGTTCATGGAACAATTAAAGAAGGCTATATGTGATCCTTCACTCCTTGCTGTTTTTTCTGATATTTGCAAGGGCTTGGAGAATGCAGTGAAGAATGTATTCCCAAATGCAGAGCAAAGAGAATGCTTTTATCATCTTATCAAAAAATTTTAG